In one uncultured Devosia sp. genomic region, the following are encoded:
- a CDS encoding ABC transporter ATP-binding protein, translating to MHDQTAPLLTAEKLRVQFSTLAGPIQAVRGVSFTVGREKVGVIGESGSGKSMTGRAIMRLLGPSASILADRLQFEDVDLLRASEKQMQTVRGRRIGMILQDPKYSLNPVMSVGDQITEMARLHLRESKSAARERALSMLEQVRIRDPKRVYALYPHEVSGGMGQRIMIAMMLVASPTLIIADEPTSALDVSVRAQILDLLDELIVSRGIGLMFISHDLNMVRRFCDRALIMYSGQIVETIKAADLDSATHPYTQGLLHALPRMDAPRDMLDVLKRDPAWLERRP from the coding sequence ATGCATGACCAGACCGCTCCCCTGCTGACCGCCGAGAAACTGCGCGTGCAGTTCAGTACGCTGGCGGGCCCGATCCAGGCCGTGCGCGGTGTCTCCTTCACCGTGGGCCGTGAAAAGGTCGGCGTCATCGGCGAATCGGGCTCGGGCAAGTCGATGACCGGTCGCGCCATCATGCGCCTGCTCGGGCCCAGCGCCTCCATTCTCGCCGACAGGCTGCAGTTCGAAGACGTCGATCTGTTGCGCGCCAGCGAAAAGCAGATGCAGACTGTGCGCGGCCGCCGCATCGGCATGATCCTGCAGGACCCCAAATATTCGCTGAATCCGGTGATGAGCGTCGGCGACCAGATCACGGAAATGGCGCGCCTGCACCTGCGCGAGAGCAAGTCGGCCGCCCGTGAACGGGCGCTCTCCATGCTGGAACAGGTGCGCATCCGTGATCCCAAGCGCGTCTATGCGCTCTATCCGCATGAAGTCTCCGGCGGCATGGGCCAGCGCATCATGATCGCCATGATGCTGGTGGCCTCGCCCACCCTGATTATTGCCGACGAGCCCACTTCGGCGCTCGACGTTTCGGTCCGCGCCCAGATCCTCGACCTGCTCGATGAATTGATCGTTTCGCGTGGCATCGGGTTGATGTTCATTTCCCACGATCTCAACATGGTGCGCCGCTTCTGCGATCGCGCGCTGATCATGTATTCGGGTCAGATCGTCGAGACCATCAAGGCTGCCGACCTCGATTCCGCCACCCATCCCTATACCCAGGGTCTGCTGCATGCCCTGCCGCGCATGGATGCGCCGCGCGACATGCTCGACGTACTCAAGCGCGACCCCGCCTGGCTGGAGCGCCGCCCATGA
- a CDS encoding ABC transporter permease, with translation MTTELSAPRPSLHDWLVSDDVTSARQARLGRAYRFWLSLLGNPLAFGGAVVILLLVLVAVFAPLLAPYNPNAQNLSQALQAPSGTHWFGTDVYGRDVYARILFGARTTLYTTLLVTVIVAPIGFIVGATAGYLGGWVDIVLMRITDIFLAFPGLVLALAFSAALGPGIENAVIAIALTVWPPIARLARAETMTVRHADYVTAAELQGAKLPRILWRHIVPICAPSIVVRLTLNMASIILTAAGLGFLGLGVQPPTAEWGQMAASGRQYLLDAWWLTTIPGLAILIVSLAFNLLGDGLRDILDPRNA, from the coding sequence ATGACGACTGAACTCTCCGCACCGCGACCAAGCCTGCATGACTGGCTGGTCAGCGACGACGTCACTTCGGCGCGACAGGCCCGTCTAGGCCGGGCCTACCGGTTCTGGCTGTCGCTGCTGGGCAATCCCCTGGCCTTCGGTGGCGCGGTGGTCATTCTGTTGCTGGTGCTCGTTGCGGTATTCGCCCCGCTGCTCGCGCCCTACAATCCCAATGCCCAGAACCTGTCGCAGGCTTTGCAGGCGCCGTCCGGCACGCATTGGTTCGGTACCGATGTCTATGGCCGCGACGTCTATGCGCGCATCCTGTTCGGCGCGCGCACCACGCTCTACACGACGCTGCTGGTCACCGTGATCGTCGCGCCGATCGGCTTCATCGTCGGGGCCACTGCAGGTTATCTGGGCGGCTGGGTCGATATCGTCCTGATGCGCATCACCGACATCTTTCTCGCCTTCCCCGGCCTCGTTTTGGCGCTGGCCTTTTCGGCGGCGCTTGGCCCTGGCATCGAGAATGCCGTCATCGCCATCGCCCTCACCGTCTGGCCGCCGATCGCGCGACTCGCCCGTGCGGAAACCATGACGGTGCGCCATGCCGATTATGTTACCGCTGCGGAACTGCAGGGCGCAAAACTCCCTCGCATCCTCTGGCGCCACATCGTGCCGATCTGCGCGCCGTCCATCGTGGTGCGGCTCACACTCAACATGGCCAGCATCATCCTGACTGCGGCCGGCCTCGGCTTCCTTGGCCTGGGTGTGCAGCCGCCGACCGCCGAATGGGGCCAGATGGCCGCCTCGGGCCGGCAGTACCTGCTCGACGCCTGGTGGCTGACCACCATTCCGGGCTTGGCCATCCTCATCGTCAGCCTTGCCTTCAATCTGCTTGGCGATGGCCTGCGCGACATTCTGGATCCCCGCAATGCATGA
- a CDS encoding ABC transporter permease — protein MSTLQSSPMAGLASASRKLAASLAIIATTLFGLLVITFVVGRLVPADPVIAVIGDQADQETYQRVYAMMGLDQPIYVQFFNYLRDVVTLNFGQSHLTKNPVILDLARVIPATVELAGLAIIIGAGLGIPLGIIAAVHKGKWIDQIARVVGLVGYSTPIFWLGTLVLLAFYARLGWIPGGGRIDIYNEGLVEGPTRSLLLDSILAGEWEVFWSALHHLITPALILGYASMAYISRMSRSFMLEQLGQEYVLTARAKGLPKRTVVWGHAFRNIRVQLLTIVTLAFCGLLEGTVLIETVYSWPGLGQYLTTALLYADMNAVLGAVLVIGLICIVINLLSDVVYRFVDPRTR, from the coding sequence ATGTCTACTCTCCAATCCAGTCCCATGGCGGGGCTCGCTTCTGCCTCCCGGAAGCTCGCCGCGTCATTGGCCATCATCGCCACGACCCTGTTCGGTCTGCTTGTTATTACCTTTGTGGTCGGCCGGCTCGTTCCGGCCGACCCGGTCATCGCCGTGATCGGCGATCAGGCCGATCAGGAAACCTATCAGCGCGTCTATGCCATGATGGGCCTGGACCAGCCGATCTATGTGCAGTTCTTCAACTATCTGCGCGATGTGGTGACGCTCAATTTCGGGCAATCGCATCTCACCAAAAACCCTGTCATCCTCGATCTGGCACGCGTCATTCCCGCGACCGTCGAGCTGGCCGGCCTTGCCATCATCATCGGCGCGGGCCTCGGCATTCCGCTCGGCATCATCGCCGCCGTGCACAAGGGCAAGTGGATCGACCAGATAGCTCGCGTCGTCGGACTGGTCGGTTATTCCACCCCGATCTTCTGGCTCGGCACGCTGGTGCTGTTGGCCTTTTATGCCCGCCTCGGCTGGATTCCCGGCGGCGGCCGCATCGATATCTACAATGAAGGTCTCGTCGAAGGGCCCACGCGCTCTCTGCTGCTCGATTCCATTCTGGCCGGTGAATGGGAAGTATTCTGGAGCGCTCTGCACCACCTGATCACGCCGGCGCTGATCCTGGGCTATGCTTCCATGGCCTATATCAGCCGCATGAGCCGCTCCTTCATGCTCGAACAGCTCGGTCAGGAATATGTCCTAACCGCACGCGCCAAGGGTCTGCCCAAGCGCACCGTGGTCTGGGGCCATGCCTTCCGCAATATCCGCGTCCAGCTGCTGACCATCGTGACCCTGGCCTTTTGCGGACTGCTTGAAGGCACGGTGCTCATCGAGACCGTCTACTCTTGGCCGGGCCTCGGCCAGTATCTGACCACCGCCCTGCTCTATGCCGACATGAATGCCGTGCTTGGCGCGGTGCTGGTCATTGGCCTCATCTGCATCGTGATCAATCTGTTGTCCGACGTCGTCTATCGCTTCGTCGATCCGAGGACCCGCTGA
- a CDS encoding ABC transporter substrate-binding protein yields the protein MDRRTMLKGALMAGVSAAVLAHSGAAFAATPADQLVIGMDMSAMRGLDPHELNQLEAAEVAANLYERLIVLPADNLADPQPGLAESWTISDDGLTFTFKIRTGVTFHSGNPLTAKDVEWSLRRLVKRGLAPSVDLKQWGFTPENVDSLITASDDTTLVLQTPELWNSNLILYALASFSTSIVDSAFLADKDKEGDMGGEFLQTSDAGSGPYSLRTWRANDLLIAEAFDDYWQGVPAMKRVILRHLPESSGQRLQIEAGDIDIASRLSSTDLASLDNGDVASIQRTPGFGFYYLALNQRNEILAKPQVREAFRYLIDYEGLANGVMKYYGNLQQTIVPAGLIGAVENNPYKLDIAKAKELLAEAGHADGFTLTYYASPATPEAEVAQSLQANAAEAGITLDLQIGDHIGKFRSREFELFSARSGDRLPDPHAVLQSYATNADNSDEAQLTGINAWRTAWDVPAEIQEQVRAAAHEPDQAKREAIYKSVNEAYLAASPALVTSFQRTDAKAIRNNVQGYVGHSTWLTRWDTVTKS from the coding sequence ATGGATCGTCGCACTATGCTCAAGGGCGCCCTGATGGCAGGCGTGTCTGCGGCTGTTCTTGCCCATTCCGGCGCTGCTTTTGCCGCCACGCCGGCTGACCAGCTGGTTATCGGCATGGATATGTCGGCCATGCGCGGGCTCGACCCGCATGAGCTTAACCAACTCGAAGCCGCCGAAGTGGCCGCCAATCTCTACGAGCGCCTCATCGTGCTACCGGCCGACAACCTGGCCGATCCGCAGCCGGGCCTGGCCGAGAGCTGGACGATCAGCGACGATGGTCTGACCTTCACCTTCAAGATTCGCACCGGCGTCACCTTCCACTCCGGCAACCCACTGACCGCCAAGGATGTGGAATGGTCGCTGCGCCGTCTCGTCAAGCGTGGCCTGGCGCCATCCGTCGATCTCAAGCAGTGGGGCTTTACCCCTGAGAATGTCGACAGCCTGATCACCGCTTCCGACGACACGACGCTGGTGCTGCAGACGCCCGAGCTGTGGAATTCCAACCTGATCCTTTACGCGCTGGCCAGCTTCTCGACCTCTATCGTCGACAGCGCCTTCCTGGCCGACAAGGACAAGGAAGGCGACATGGGCGGGGAGTTCCTGCAGACCAGCGACGCTGGCTCGGGTCCCTATTCCCTGCGCACCTGGCGCGCCAATGACCTGCTGATAGCTGAGGCTTTCGATGACTACTGGCAGGGGGTGCCCGCCATGAAGCGCGTCATCCTTCGTCACCTGCCCGAATCCTCCGGTCAGCGCCTGCAGATCGAGGCCGGCGATATCGATATCGCCTCGCGCCTGTCCTCGACCGATCTGGCCTCGCTCGACAATGGCGATGTCGCCTCGATCCAGCGCACGCCGGGCTTCGGCTTCTACTATCTGGCGCTGAACCAGAGGAACGAAATCCTCGCCAAGCCGCAGGTGCGCGAAGCCTTCCGCTACCTCATCGATTATGAGGGACTGGCCAATGGCGTGATGAAATATTACGGCAACCTGCAGCAGACCATTGTGCCGGCCGGCCTGATCGGCGCCGTAGAGAATAATCCCTACAAGCTCGATATTGCCAAGGCCAAGGAACTGCTGGCCGAAGCCGGCCATGCCGATGGCTTCACGCTGACTTATTATGCCAGCCCGGCCACCCCTGAAGCCGAAGTGGCCCAGTCGCTGCAGGCCAATGCTGCCGAAGCCGGCATTACGCTGGACCTGCAGATCGGCGACCACATCGGCAAATTCCGCAGCCGCGAATTCGAGCTCTTCTCGGCCCGCTCCGGCGACCGCCTACCCGACCCGCATGCCGTGCTGCAGTCCTATGCGACCAATGCCGACAATTCCGACGAAGCCCAGCTCACCGGCATCAATGCCTGGCGCACGGCCTGGGATGTCCCGGCAGAAATCCAGGAGCAGGTGCGCGCTGCTGCACACGAACCGGACCAGGCCAAGCGCGAGGCGATCTACAAGTCGGTCAACGAGGCCTATCTGGCCGCGTCGCCAGCCCTCGTCACCTCATTCCAGCGAACCGATGCCAAGGCGATCCGCAACAATGTGCAGGGCTATGTCGGCCATTCGACCTGGCTGACGCGCTGGGACACCGTCACCAAGTCCTAA